A stretch of DNA from Eschrichtius robustus isolate mEscRob2 chromosome 12, mEscRob2.pri, whole genome shotgun sequence:
GAAGACCCGGACCACCCTCGTGGAGAGGGACAGGTTAATGGGAAAGCAAGGGGGAGAACAAGATATAATGGGATAATCACCAACCCTTCAAGTGGGGGAGAAGGACTTTCACTGGGGAGCCATAGGTAAATACTGAGTCCAAAAATTCCAGAAGTCTCATATTGTCTCAGTCTTACTGATTGGGGCTGATGGGTAGGGAATATGACCAGGAGACAGGCAACCCAGAAAGGGCGGAGGTGACCAAATGAGGAAAATTAGGAGATGCAGAGGACAGAGCAGAACCTGCAGTTGAATTTAGGATCTCTACACTCCTGCTGTCTTAGGTGTTCTATCACCATCCCTCTGGGGAGCCCCAGCCTTTCTAGAAATGTCAGCTAACCTATAGTGTTTACCTACATGCCAGGTGCCATCTTATTTGTATTCATTTGCCTAATCCTAACCGACaacctatacagtaggtcttattTTCTTCATCATAGGTGTGGAAAGTGATGGCACAGAGGGACTAGTtaacttgcccaaagacacacagagTGTAAGTGGCAGAGATGGAATTAGAACCCAAGCAATCTAACTCCAGAGGCCATGTTCCTAGCTGTTACTCTACACTGCTTCTCTATTCTGCCCAAACATCTGGAGATTAACTGAAATTGTGGCCCCAGAACCTGAGTCTCGGCCATTCTGGTCCCCGCTCAGGTTCAGGTCCGATTCCAGGAAGGTGTATGGAGAGCCAAACCGGGTAGCATCACCGGTAGCAGCCGAGCTCCCAACCTTGTGCCTACACCCAGCCCAGGCCTTTCTGACGTGAGGAGATGGGACGAGACTCTGGAGGAGAAACAGCCCTGCGTTCTCACCAGcgggccctcctcctcctccatatcTGAGGCTCCGGCCCGCAACACCAGCTCCCGGGCGGCTGCAGCCATGGTCGCAGCGGCGGCCATTCCGCGCAGCCTCACTTCCGGCAGCTGTCAGGCGAGTCCGTTCCCCGGAGTGGAACTACAAGTCCTGGAGTGTCTTGCACGGCGCGAAATCGCTCTCAGATATTTGAGTTAAATTGTTTGCCTCCAGCCTTTCCCTTTCAGCTCTAACCGCTTCACCCAAGTGCAAATGGGAATTGGAAGTCTTAAGCACGATCTCAATCCGGAACGTTCGTTGCTCTCACACCCAAGAACTTTACGAACACGTAAAGAAAAACCGCACCGGAACTCTTGACGCCCAACTCAGACTCTCGCACAGTTTCCGGAAGCTCCTCATCAAGATCGCTCCGCCCCTTCCGACTGGTAGCGATATAGTGCTTCTACGTCACTTCTGTTCTCTCTTCCACTGGAGGCCTACACGCCGCCGCTGGGGCCGCCGCCATGGTAAGACTGGAGTCGGTACGGGGATCTGGCGACATCGGAACCGGGGCAAGGAAGGTCTGCTGTCAGGGGGCGGAAAATGTCCTACCCTGGGGGCCTGCAGCTTTCTGTGTGGAACCCTGGATCGCACCCCTGGAAAAGGACGACTAAAGACATCCAGTTCTGGGGAGTGGGACCGGAGGAAGTTACTTCCCGGGCGCTGGAAAGGCTTGGGTGTGAGTGGGGACCTCCGGCCTCCGCCACTCAGAGTGTACTTTGGGAACGGGCAGGAGACGTGCTTCCTCCCGGAGGTTGCGTTTTTCCCAGCCTGAACACTTGATGCTCCTGCTGTCTGCAGGACTGAGGAGTTTTTTGTGTCGTGAAAACCTGACGGGGGCTTCTTGCTCTCTGTGTGACAAGCTTTACGCTCGTGTTTGAGGTTACGGTTTAATGGTAATTCACGGTGTCTAATGTCTCCCCGAATCTCTGTCAGTCTCTAGTAATCCCCGAGAAGTTCCAGCACATTTTGCGAGTACTCAACACCAACATCGATGGGCGGCGGAAAATTGCCTTCGCCATTACTGCAATTAAGGTAAAGTAGGGTAAGGGCTGCTTGGGTTGTAAGTGAAACTTGGGTTGTTAACAATTGAGCTGTCGTTAAGGCAAGGTGGAGGAAGTCCCAACCAGATCACCTCGTCTGCTGGGTAAAAGAATGGTTAAGAGCGCAACTAGTCCCTTTAACCCCTTAACCATATTTGCCCCAAAAGGTAAGTGATAAAAGCCAAAGAATAGTCTCAGGTCAAGCCAATGTATTTCACCTAGGGGCTGGGGAATGGGTTTGGTTGTCTACCTGAATTCACTAAAAACTTCCTGGACCATCAGCCATCAATCAGCTTGTAAGGTCCGTGCTAGATTTGGTTTCTGCCCCTCTCCCCCAGTGCATCATAACAGCAACCCTTCCTGGAAAATGTGTATATCCTAGGAATTGGATAATTGTACATTTTGAAGGGTGAGTAGAAATGCCGAGAGATTCTAAGTTGGGAGATGGGAGGTGTCACTATGTCATGACAGGACACCATTATAAGTATTTTATAGATAGGTTGTTAATTTAAAACAGTATATCATAAGCTTTTCTTTATAAGATCCATTCTATTTACTTTTTCATTCTGTAATTCAAGGAGCACAGCTTTCATTCTTAAATGGTACATATGAAGACTGCTTCCTTCTGTGAAACTAGTAAGGCAGTGTGAAATACAGTACAGGCTTACCCCATTTTATCGTGCTTAGCAATAATGTGTttttttgtggcaaccctgtctCAAGGAAGTcagttttccaacagcatttgctcacttggtgtctctgtcacattttggtaattcttgcaatatttcacaCGTTTTCATTGCTATATTTGTtaatggtgatctgtgatcagtggccTTTggtgttactattgcaaaaatatttagacttgctgaaggctcaggtgatggttacCACTTTATAGTAATAAGGTatcttttaattaaggtatgtatggGGTTTTTTGAGACATAAGGCTATTGCTCCCTTAATAGACTACATAAGTTTTACATGTGCTGGGAAACCAAAATATATTGTGTAGCTCCCTTTATTGCAATAGTCACTGTTTGGCATCGTCTGGAACTGAGCCCACTGTATCTGTGAGGTTGCCTGTTCCCTTTTTAAAGGCTGTAGATGAGATagtgaaaataaaagatgagCATGGTTAGTAGGATGCTTCTGTTAAacccttcctctgcctctttGAAATTAATTAGTTTGTTATTTGTTACCTTAAGTATGTGTCAACCTTTGTAGTCAGCTTAAAACAGTTTAACCAAAGCAGTTTCCGATACTTAATGAGTATTTTGATAAGAAATCTTTTTATTAACTTGATGGCCTACTTATCACTGGGAAAGATTAGATATAGACAGGTACTAGGGCCATTGCTAATTGTGTGGAAAGTCAGCCTTTGCTGGCTCTTCCTCTGGTGAGACAACTGAAGCTTGCAAGTGGTCTTTTGGGGGGGGcagtttttagctattacatATAGTGCTGTTACAAATGTTCTAGTACATGTACATATACGTTCTTAACATCCATCTACATTTCTGGTAGGTATATAGGACATGTATATGTTTAGCTTTAGTAAGTACtgctaaacagttttccaaagtggtcgtATCAGTTTACACTTTCTACCAGAAGTGTATGGGAGCCCTGTTGCTCCACCACCTTTGCAGGTGGTCTTTTGTTAATGATCTGGAGTAGGGCGGGGTAATACTTAGAAGTTGGAAGAAAGTTGCCTGGGGGGAGGTTGAGTATAAGgaggggttcctcaaaaaaatgtaGTTAGAGGAGCAAGGTTAATTGGCCAGGGAAAGGTGAAGTATTGAAGTTGGCACAAGCAGAAGAGGGTATTTGCTGAGAGGTAATACACACCTGCAAGGTTATTCTGTGCCATGATccctttgttgttttgtttccatttgtacACTTTTGCTATGAATATTCCTTAAGGCTGGTTGTTCTGCTCTTTCTCTAAATAAGGATGATAACTGTTGTCTGTGGATTGTTTGGAAACATGGAGGGGGTCGGAATTGGTCACAATGACTGGGTTTCAGAGACTAGTATGAAGTTAGTATCAACTCTTCTGTTATATGGTCCAGGCCCTTGAGATACAAAGAAACACTTAAAAGTAGAAGGAAGAGAATTAAAGTTTGAGAGAGACTTAAGATCCTAGTCTCTTGCAAATCAATCTGGTAGTTTGACTCCCTGGCACTTTCTTACAGAGAGGAAATACCATCTATTTCAGTTTCCTGGGGCCCTTGTAACACAGACTGGttggcttcaaacaacagaaacttaatCTCTCAGTTCTGGATGCCAAACATCCTTGGTTTCTTTGTGTTACAGCTGCATCACTCTAGTGTCTCGCCTCTTATCACATgccttcttccctctgtgtctgtgtcctctcctttgataagaacaccagtcattggatttaatccagtatgacctcattttaacaaattatatttcaaaataaagtaacGTTTTGAGGTTTCGGATGGACATACATTTGgtgggacactattcaacccagcaCACAGTCCTTCACTATCCAAGTCTATTTGGCTTGTGAATTCAGGTGGCAAGGAGTaccagtggtggtggtgatacGATGTCACCGATTTAAGTGTTCGTTAATTTTGATCGTGCAGTGACCTGCCCAAAGGATCATGGTGCGTGGCCCTTAGACATCGTGAGCAACTGACATTCCTACCCCTTAATCAACCCTATTAATTGAAAATACCCTAGTCTTGCTGCCTTGGTGCTACATCAGCTCTGAGGGACATCAGCTTCATCCTCCACGATGCAGAAATTAGGAGGTGCCATTCATGGGTGCTGCTGTATTGTCTTAACAGCAGCATTTACAACTACGTCTGTATGCTGGGCAATGTGGGAAAAAAAGATTCTGCTTTCAAGGGGTATCTGCCCCAAGTTCTCTGGTCCAGCCCTGCCTCTGAACaaaactttttctcttttaatgatTAGGCTTTGTATCTGGAAAAGTATAAGGCACTAGGTTATTTTAGGACCTACCTTTCTGTGCTTTTTGAATCATGGGTCTTTAAAGGAAACCCAAAAAATCAGACTCATCCGACTCTGAAACCTTTCCTCAGGGTGTGGGGCGAAGATATGCTCATGTGGTGTTGAGGAAAGCAGACATCGACCTCACCAAGAGGGCAGGAGAGCTCACTGAGGATGAGGTGAGGACAAGGAAGGGGGGCTAGGGGTTGGGCctatggggagggggcggggagaccATCTGGACCTGACCCTTGTCCTGCCTGCCAGGTGGAACGTGTGATCACCATTATGCAGAATCCACGCCAATACAAGATCCCAGACTGGTTCTTAAACAGACAGAAGGACGTGAAGGATGGAAAATACAGCCAGGTGTGTATTAAGATGGGAGAGATTAGAGAAAAGCAGGGTGTCCAGTTAGAATTGGTCATAAGCCAGGGGGTAGAACAAGCATACCTCACCATCTCCTCTGTATCCAGGTCCTGGCCAACGGTCTGGACAACAAGCTCCGTGAAGACCTGGAGCGACTGAAGAAGATTAGGGCCCACCGAGGGCTACGCCACTTCTGGGGGTGAGTGGGGTGGGGGCTCATCTCTGCCTGTCCCTAGACTCCCAGGGAATTTTCATGCTCTGTCTTTTCCCAGACGTTTGTTTTGTAGGGTGTAAGACCTGTAACTCTTCTCTTTTCTCACCTGCAGACTTCGTGTACGAGGCCAGCACACCAAGACCACAGGCCGCCGTGGCCGCACTGTGGGCgtgtccaagaagaaataaatttgtggGCATTGTCTGTTAATAAATAGTTTATACAGTTATGGCTTCCTTCTTTATGGTTCTTTGCATTTTTCTGGAGACACTAATAGGGAACATGTTCTCACACTGGGCCCTGTTggtcattttccctcctgcttgATTCCCCCACTCAGCTGCCCAGTGCCCTTGGTCTTGGTTAAAGCTATGCTGTTGCCACTCCCCACTATGGGAAGCAACGTTTTACTTAGTGGTGCCCGCTCTCCAGGTGGGTGGGAGAAGGGGCAACCAACAGGCTCATCCTCGAGGAGGAGCCCTCATGGTTTTCAAGACTAGGCTCCCTATTGTTGGCTTGCAGGGTGTTGAGGCTTGTGTAGGTAGGTGAGCCTAGCCGGTTGCCGCTTAGGTGAGTATTTCCAGGTCTTTACCACCCTAGGTTTCTGCGAGTTGGGAGATGCTGATTTTGGTGACCCGGAAGAACTGAGcggcagggcgggggtgggggtgggtggcgcATGGTTGCGAGGCAGCCGCTGCCATTCCGGCTGCACAGCGTTCGCCCGCTGTGCCCGAGGTCCGCGGGTCCAATTCCATTCTTGCGCAGTTTCGGGAAAGACCCCACTTCTGCACCACCCGCTCCCTCCTCTCTGCATTCTGCTTGCCGCGCGGCTGCGAAGCTTCTGACAGGGTTGCCGGGGACGCGCACGCCACGCCCTCCCAGCGAGAGGGGCGGGACTAGGCCGCTGCCGAGGACAGGGGAGGTGACTGGTGAAGCGGAAACCCGCCGGCCATGGAGCCGGGCCTCCGCGGCCGAGCCGACAAGGTAACCTACCCCCAGCTGCAGCCATGGGCCCCGCCGCGCCGCCTCCCGCGCCGGCACCTTAGGGCGCTGGTACAGGCCGTACCCTCGGCCCGCCCCAGCCCTGGCGTGGCCGGTTAGGGACCCAAGTGTCCTAGAGCTGCACTCTCCGCCCTCTAACCGCATTCCACCTTTCCCTCCAGGTCCCCTCTGACTGCGCCGCACCATGCGCCTCAGCCTCTTCCGGCGCCTCCTCCTGGCCGCCCTGCTGCTCGTGATTGTCTGGACGCTCTTTGGGCCCTCGGGCATCGGGGAGGAGCTGCTGAGCCTCTCGCTAGCCTCCCTGCTCCCAGGCCCGGCCTCGCCGGGGCCGCCCCTGACCCTGCCCCGCCTCCTGATCCCCAACGAGGAGGCGTGCGGCGGTCCCGGCCCCCCGCCCTTCCTGCTAATCCTGGTTTGCACGGCCCCGGAGAACCTGAACCAGAGAAACGCCATTCGGGCCTCGTGGGGCCAGCTGCGCGAGGCCCGAGGGCTCAGGGTGCAGACTGTCTTTCTGCTGGGAGAGCCCAGCTGGGGCTCGCGCGGGAACGACCTGGCGCGGGAGTCAGCGGCCCAGGGGGACATAATGCAGGCGGCCTTCCAGGATTCCTACCGCAACCTCACTCTCAAGACCCTCAGCGGGCTGAACTGGGCTGACAAACACTGCCCTGTGGCCCGCTACATCCTCAAGACCGACGATGATGTGTTCGTCAATGTCCCCGAACTGGTATCAGAGCTGGTCCGGCGAGGAGGCCACTGGGAGCAATGGGAAAGGGGCATGGGGCCCCTGAGAAAGGCGAAAGTTGGAGATGAAAAGTGGGAAGGAGGCCCCACCTTGGCGAGCCAGCCCGTGCCTCTCTTGTACCTGGGCCGTGTGCATTGGCGGGTGCACCCCTCTCGGACACCAGGGGCCAAGCACCAGATATCAGAGGAACAGTGGCCTCTCACCTGGGGCCCCTTTCCCCCCTACGCCTCAGGCACGGGCTATGTGCTATCGGCTTCTGCTGTGCAGCTCATACTGAAGGTAGCCAGCCGGGCACCCCCTCTGCCACTGGAGGATGTCTTTGTGGGGTTAAGTGCCCGACGAGGAGGCCTCGCCCCAACCCACTGTGTCAAGCTGGCTGGTGCCACCCACTACCCCCTGGATCGGTGCTGCTATGGGAAATTCCTGCTGACATCCCACAAGTTGGACCCCTGGGAGATGCAGGAAGCCTGGAAGCTGGTGGGTGGCTCTGACGGGGAAAGAACTGTACCCTTCTGCTCCTGGCTCCAGGGAGTCCTCGGCATCCTCCGATGCCGGGTAATAGCCTGGCTTCACAGCTGAGAGGGcctgggtgcccaggagaggagcGAGGAGCTGAGAGTCCAGCCAGCACCCTCACCACCTTCTCTCTCCCGGGCCCAAGTCAGAGGCTCTAGCTGGCTGCAGCTGATTGGTTGCCCTACATCAGATGCTTAGTCTGTCACTGAAGACTGAGGGATACAGGAGACACCTAGGGGGCTGCCTGGCCTGCCAGCCCCAAAGATGGTCATCAGGAAGAGCCACACATGCTGGGTTGTTCTCTCCAGCCACGGCAGGGGAGGGGCACAAGCCCCTCAATAAACTTGTCTCTTTTCCTCTTGAGTACAGTGTGGTCCTCACCAGGAGTCTCCGATCACAAACCTGGGGAGCCTGAAGGCTACCAGAGCCTGCTGGATGGAAAGGACATCTCCAGGGatgtgggagagggaggagagcctCTCCCTGGAGGAAGGCCCTAGAGAGCCAGACTAAAGCCACAGCGACCACAGGATAGGGCTGAGGGTAGAAGCAAGACACCACGACCCCTCGCGTCCGAGAGCAGCCCCAGGCCGGACATGGGAAGGGAACAGGTCCACGGGATGATCCAGACATGTTATCCAAAAACCCACCTTCCTGTTTAATACCAAGCTCTCTCCCCGCCACCCCCAGGAGTCAGCTTTCCACCCCCTGTGGGGGAGGGGGCTCACTGCTCCCTCCTCATTCCAGGGAACAGGTCATTCCCCACAGGTGCTCTTGGGGAGAGAATGTTGTTCCCAGGAACCCCTGGAGCCTGGCTTAGCGCACAAATCTGTCCAGGGCAGATGGCCGGGCCCCCACGGGCTTGGCCTTCTCTTGCTTCTGCAGCTGCTGCTCCAGGCTCTGTCGGACTCTGTCCTGGAGTGGGGAGAAAGGGGCGAGGTGAGAAGTGGCAGGCTGGCAAGGCCAAAGGTACAAGCAGGAGGGCACAGCCCACAGGCCGCCCGGCCCATCCCCAGGTGCTCACTTACCCTGTGTTCCTCATCCAtgaccttcctcttcctcttcaccAGACTTGCTGTGGAGCTGCGGCCCTTCCGCTTTGGCTTTGGCTGGAAGGGAGGCTTGGTGTCGGGATCGTAGCCCTGAGGGAGGGGACAGGAGTGAAACCTGAAACAGACTTCCAAGGCAGGGAACTGCACTTCTGAGGACATGGTGGGGACAGGATGTGGGGGGGAGGAAGGCCCGGGCCCTCGGGGGCCTGCTCCGTACCAGCCTCTCTAGCCGTTCCTTCTTTTCCTGCTCCAGAGAGATGACATCAACCTCTGCCAGGGCTCGTGGGTCCAGACAAATGAGCTCTGCAGGTACCTGGGTGTGTCACAGAGGGACAGGAATGCGTAAGGAGCCACAGGGGGGTGACGCCAAAGAGGGCTGGAAACCAGAGACGCCGCTGAAGCCTACTCTTCCCAAGACCCCCGGCCCCAAACCACACGCAGCCACTTCCTCACCTTCTCCAGTAGGGCCTTCACCTCCCACTCCTGGCGCTGCTTCCGGCTCCTGTATGGGTTACTCTCCAGGCCGTCGAAGTTGGGCTCAGCAGCccctggagggaggaggaagcacGGAACTGTGAACAGGAACCTGCTCCAGCCTGAGCAAGCCCCtggcccccagctgtctcagggTCAGGCCCACTCCAGCTTCCATCCGGAGGTCATCCACTTAGAGCTCCAGCCCTGCCCACTCACCAGGGACCAGCATGCTGGTGATGCCCCCGCTGTGCCCCACTCCCAGCACATCTTCAAAGGGGCAGAACTGAAGGCCATGCACGTGGCCCGAGAGCCGGTGGGTGAGGTAGGGCTGCTCCAGGGACGGCGGGCTGGCCTTGCCCTGTCCTGCCCATATGTTGACCACATCGCCCATTCCTGCAGCCAGCAGTCCCCGCTGGGAGAAGGCCAGGTGCCCCGCTCCCTGGGGCAGGGTCCGAGCGCTCAGAGGCTGGAACGTCCCTCGCAAGTCAAAGATCTTCAGCTGGTGGTCCAGGCCAGAGGTGGCCATGTGCCTGGGGGCAAGGGGGGGTGATTAATCCATAGTATGAGCTTACTGGGCAGGCCTGTGGCCAAGTCCAGGCATCAGGTCTGGTTGAGGAGAAGAAGACCAACAATGACAGTAATCACTACCATCACACCACACACCCCACGCGCCTCCTCTCAGTGAGGTGTCACGCAGCTGTACTATCTTCATTTcccttttacagagaagaaactgaagctAGCTCAGAGAAAGGAAATCACGGTGAGTGGTAGAGCTAGAATTCAAGTCAGACCTGTGTCTTTAGTGTCTCTGTTCTTACCCACTCACGACACGTGAATGAAAGGGAGGACACACACGACAATCTACCCCAGGTGTGAGGTCCCACCGCATAGACAGGCAGCCCATCAGTAAGCAGCAGGAAGGGCTCATGGcagtggtcagggagggcttcgtGGGATTTGAGCCATTCTAGGTAATTCTCAAGAAAGCACAAGAAACAGAGATGCATGTATAACAGGTACAAATGAATGAACATCAGAGCGTGGAGACAGGGAGATGGAAGCAGGGGTTTGTTTTCCGGGCTGGTGGGAAATAGGGCCAGGAGGGCCAGGAAGGGACAAATTGCAGGGGCTCCTGAAGGTCGGACAGGATATAGTTCCCAAAGCTGCTCTCTGGCAATAACAGGCCACAAGGTGGAGACTGCATGGACCTGAGAAAACCTCCTTAGGAAGCAAGGAAGTGATGCACTAGAGGGCCCTGCCCCGCCTCCTTCCCTGGAAGGAGGGTGGGCAAGGTTGGTGACCAAATCCTCTCAAGGAAGCATGGACCATGCAAGTCATTTACTTGCAGAGGTTGGAGTTTCTATTGATGTTCAAGTTGCTCCTCAGGAAGGCTGAAGGGGGACCAGCCAGGCCAGGGGATGTATGTTTGCCAGAAGCCAAAGACCCTCCTCTTAGCCTTGGCTGTGAACCCAGGAGGAAGACACTAAGAATGAGTTCCTACTTGAGCAGAGACTTGGCCTGTGATGGGGCCAAAGATAGGCCCAGCTGGATACTTGTCCTGACAAGACAATCGGCCCAGCTCCACCCGAGGGAGAGGCCATCAGCACAAACCAGGACTTCTGGAGGGCTCCTGGGACACAGGGTCACACCCTTCACTGAGCCAGCAACTCAGGAGCACACGCTGGCTCTTGCCCCAAACACACCCAGCTCTGGGATCCCCTGTGCAAATGCCCACCCAGTGGCCAGATGGGTATCCAAGGCCACACTACCACGCTACTGAACTTGCAAGAAACACCTCAGCTTTGCGAGTCCAATCCAGTCCTAATGCAAGCTTCCAGAAAGCCAGCTGAGGACGACAGTCAGCCTCATCTCTGGAGCCCCTGTGGCTGGTCTGAGGCACCCCTGAGGAGGACCAGAGCTAAGCCAGGGTGGGCCTAAGACCAAGGACAAGAGCTGTCTGGTGTCAGGCTGTTGACCAAACCTCCGTGAACGAAGTGATGGAGCCCTGAGCGCAGGAGTAGCTGACCCAGGCAGCCCGGGGAAGGCCAAGTCCAGCTCAGGTCCAAtggcccacagaaggcagaagaCCTCAGGACAGGGCCCCCGACACTCCTAGCACCAGACTGCCACAGACATGGAGTAAAAGGGGCAGAAGCAAAACACTTGTCCACAGAGACACAACTATGGGGGGCCCAGGAGGCCTGAGCATCTGGCAGGCTTTCATAAGTTGGTAGCCACTgggcttttcttcttcctgattttctACCAAACAACTTAAAAGTAAGGTTATGGAGTTAATACTTAATGTAGAAGATTCCTGAGCAATGGTGTAAAAGGAGGAAAGCCATGTGGGAAAGAGTATTCTGACATCAACACCCAGGACACACAAGAAGGAGGAAGAACCGGAGGCTAGAAACTGTGAGACAGCAAGAAGGGCGAGAAACAGACCTTGGAGGGACCCTGGAGGGGAAAAGCAGTCAGGACTTCACAGCGGTCGTGAGGCGGAAATTCAAAGCAGACCTGCCACCCCCAACCCTTCACATCACCAGCCAGACCTAAAGAGGACGATCGTCTTTGACAAAGATGATGAAACACAGCGCTCCCTACCCACCAGGCACCATGATCAACTCTATAGGCCTTAACTCACGTTCACGCCTACAACAGTTTTCTAAGCTAAGCCCCGGACTTGGCAAACTACGGCCCATAAGCCAACAAAGCCAGCGCACCACCTATTTCTGTACAGCCCACAAGCCATAaggaatggtttttacatttttaagttgttgggaaaaaaaatcaaaaaaaatatattttgaaacatgaaaattatttgaaaactcCAATGTCAGCAACtacaaataaagatttattgggACACAGTCACACTCATTCAGTTACTTGTTCTGTGGCTGCTTTTTGTGCTAAGACAGCATGGTATTGTGGTCAAGACTGACACCACGTAAAGCATCTCACTTGAGAGCGTTTCAAGTACCACTTATCTCATCATCTATCTGTGCGAAAAGATGTTTGCAAAGATAACATACGCAAAATCTCTCAACAGATCGGCATCTGTAGATAAACATTTGCAATTGAGTTGGATGATTTGGGACAATAACTTTCAACCCCAATTAAGCCAAATGTTATTCTCAAAAACAGGAATCCAATTCTTCTCATGAGTAGACCTGTATTACAAAAATATTGCATtcaattctttttctaatttcactgcTTAAAAATTTGCAATCTTTTGTTTCCTCTTGTTATTTAAGGACCTTCGTAAATCACTCAGTTATGCCCCGTTGccaacaaagcctaaaatacttactatcaGGCTCCTTACAGAAAAAGTCTTCTGGCCCTTGAGCGAGACACTCATATCCCCAGTCTCAGGGTGAGGACAATGTGTGGTACACCGAGGTCACCTAACATGCTTGCTGACGTGGCTGGTCAGGGATAAcaccaggatttaaacccaagcAGCTGGGCTGCAGAGTCTGTGGTCCTTCTACTCCTTTCTGCCCAGCTGTGACACACACACCGCCCCTCACCCCCCAGCACCTCAGGCCCAAACAAGTGACTTACGTGCCTGTAGAATCTACTGCCACAGCCCGGACCCCACCACGGTGACAGAGAATCTTTGCCAGTGGCTCCTTCATGGCTGGGCTCCATAAAGACACAGTCCCTAGGCATCAGAGGAGAACTTTAGTTACTAAAAGGGCGCTGAGGTGATTAAACCTGGGAAAGATGGGGACTCAAGGCCAAGAAGTAACaagagagggaagcagaggagcAACCTGAAGGGACCCGTTAAAAGCAAATATAGAAGAAAAGCAGGggcattccctggcggtccagtggttagtaccCAGAGCTTTCAATGCCGagggcccaagttcaatcccctggtcggagaactaagatccctcaagctgcaaaaaaaaaaaaaaaaaacaaaagaaaagtagGACAGGATGGTCAGGGTCAAAGTTCACCCAGGGACCGACCATTGCTGTGTCCCAGTTGGATGACGCCGTTGTAAGGGTTCTGAGTCATGACGTCGAGCCGACCAGCCCGAGCATTCAGAGCTGCCACAATCTTTCCCACTGACACATCCAGGTAGGTCAGAAACCCTGTCTCTgactaagagagagagagagagaaaatgagtccTGATTGCCCTCTGCCCTTCCTCTACTGGGGCCCCAAGGGAGGATTGTCAGTCTTCTCAGGGGCTGCCACCCggtccctgtgctctgcagccacTCACAGCTGTGGCCAGGAGGAAGTGGAAAGGCAGGAACTCAAGCCGTGTGATGCGGTCACAGCGGCGGATGCAA
This window harbors:
- the WDR46 gene encoding WD repeat-containing protein 46, producing METVPKPGSRVPPKKDKLQGKKKKPRRYWEEETTPTAAEASPGPPRKRKRNRELRPQKPKNTHSTKKSRISKKPQVPKKPRERRSPGPQRSLSGAQDPFAGPAPVPVEVVQKFCRIDKSKKLPRSETKIRSQLEAAEAQEEEISVKAARSELLLAEEPGFLEGEDGEDTAKICQADIVEAVDIASAAKHFDLNLRQFGPYRLNYSRTGRHLAFGGRRGHVAALDWVTKKLMCEINVMEAVRDIRFLHSEALLAVAQNCWLHIYDNQGIELHCIRRCDRITRLEFLPFHFLLATASETGFLTYLDVSVGKIVAALNARAGRLDVMTQNPYNGVIQLGHSNGTVSLWSPAMKEPLAKILCHRGGVRAVAVDSTGTHMATSGLDHQLKIFDLRGTFQPLSARTLPQGAGHLAFSQRGLLAAGMGDVVNIWAGQGKASPPSLEQPYLTHRLSGHVHGLQFCPFEDVLGVGHSGGITSMLVPGAAEPNFDGLESNPYRSRKQRQEWEVKALLEKVPAELICLDPRALAEVDVISLEQEKKERLERLGYDPDTKPPFQPKPKRKGRSSTASLVKRKRKVMDEEHRDRVRQSLEQQLQKQEKAKPVGARPSALDRFVR
- the B3GALT4 gene encoding beta-1,3-galactosyltransferase 4; the encoded protein is MRLSLFRRLLLAALLLVIVWTLFGPSGIGEELLSLSLASLLPGPASPGPPLTLPRLLIPNEEACGGPGPPPFLLILVCTAPENLNQRNAIRASWGQLREARGLRVQTVFLLGEPSWGSRGNDLARESAAQGDIMQAAFQDSYRNLTLKTLSGLNWADKHCPVARYILKTDDDVFVNVPELVSELVRRGGHWEQWERGMGPLRKAKVGDEKWEGGPTLASQPVPLLYLGRVHWRVHPSRTPGAKHQISEEQWPLTWGPFPPYASGTGYVLSASAVQLILKVASRAPPLPLEDVFVGLSARRGGLAPTHCVKLAGATHYPLDRCCYGKFLLTSHKLDPWEMQEAWKLVGGSDGERTVPFCSWLQGVLGILRCRVIAWLHS
- the RPS18 gene encoding small ribosomal subunit protein uS13, whose product is MSLVIPEKFQHILRVLNTNIDGRRKIAFAITAIKGVGRRYAHVVLRKADIDLTKRAGELTEDEVERVITIMQNPRQYKIPDWFLNRQKDVKDGKYSQVLANGLDNKLREDLERLKKIRAHRGLRHFWGLRVRGQHTKTTGRRGRTVGVSKKK